The following coding sequences lie in one Mycobacterium sp. Z3061 genomic window:
- a CDS encoding YbjN domain-containing protein, giving the protein MSVEQVIEDALQASELNYSKHAGARGGLAGIIVELPGERRLKTNTILSIGEHSVRVEAFVCRKPDENHEGVYRFLLKRNRRLYGVAYTLDKIGDIYLVGRMSLASVDAEEIDRVLGQVLEAVDSDFNTLLELGFRSSIQKEWEWRVSRGESLKNLEAFAHLIDEDDDTA; this is encoded by the coding sequence ATGAGTGTGGAGCAGGTGATCGAGGATGCGCTGCAGGCCAGCGAGCTGAACTACTCCAAACACGCCGGCGCGCGCGGCGGGCTGGCCGGAATCATCGTCGAGCTCCCCGGTGAGCGGCGGCTCAAGACGAACACGATCCTGAGCATCGGCGAACATTCGGTGCGGGTCGAGGCGTTCGTGTGCCGCAAGCCCGACGAGAACCACGAGGGTGTGTACCGGTTTCTGCTCAAACGCAACCGCCGCCTCTACGGCGTCGCCTACACCCTGGACAAAATCGGCGACATCTACCTCGTTGGGCGGATGTCGCTGGCCTCGGTTGACGCCGAGGAGATCGACCGCGTGCTGGGGCAGGTGCTCGAGGCGGTCGATTCGGACTTCAACACGTTGCTGGAGTTGGGTTTTCGGTCGTCGATCCAGAAGGAATGGGAGTGGCGGGTATCCCGCGGTGAGTCCCTGAAGAACCTGGAGGCGTTCGCGCACCTGATAGACGAAGACGACGACACTGCGTGA
- a CDS encoding phosphoglyceromutase produces the protein MGDTATLVLLRHGESEWNALNLFTGWVDVGLTEKGRAEAVRGGELLAEQDLLPDVLYTSLLRRAISTAHLALDAADRLWIPVHRSWRLNERHYGALQGLDKAETKERYGEEQFMAWRRSYDTPPPAIEKGSKFSQDADPRYANIDGGPLTECLADVVDRFLPYYTDVIVPDLRTGKTVLIAAHGNSLRALVKYLDQMSDDDVVGLNIPTGIPLRYDLDADLRPKVAGGTYLDPEAAAAGAAAVASQGAAKG, from the coding sequence ATGGGAGACACTGCCACGCTGGTACTGCTGCGCCATGGAGAGAGTGAATGGAACGCCCTCAATCTCTTCACCGGCTGGGTCGACGTCGGGCTGACCGAGAAGGGCCGCGCCGAGGCAGTGCGCGGCGGCGAGCTGCTCGCCGAGCAGGATCTACTGCCCGACGTGCTCTACACCTCGCTGCTGCGGCGCGCGATCAGCACCGCGCACCTGGCGCTGGATGCCGCGGACCGGTTGTGGATTCCGGTGCACCGCAGCTGGCGACTCAACGAGCGCCACTACGGCGCGCTGCAGGGCCTGGACAAGGCGGAGACGAAAGAGCGCTACGGCGAAGAACAGTTCATGGCCTGGCGACGCAGCTATGACACACCGCCGCCGGCTATCGAAAAGGGCAGCAAGTTCAGCCAGGACGCGGACCCCCGGTACGCCAACATCGACGGCGGCCCGCTCACCGAATGCCTCGCTGATGTGGTGGACCGGTTCCTCCCGTACTACACCGACGTCATCGTTCCGGATCTGCGCACCGGGAAGACGGTGCTGATCGCTGCGCACGGCAACTCGCTGCGTGCGCTGGTGAAGTACCTGGACCAGATGTCCGACGACGACGTCGTCGGGCTGAACATTCCGACCGGCATTCCGCTGCGCTACGACCTGGATGCTGACCTGCGCCCGAAGGTCGCCGGCGGGACTTATCTGGACCCCGAGGCCGCCGCGGCGGGAGCTGCGGCCGTGGCCAGCCAGGGTGCGGCGAAAGGCTGA
- a CDS encoding ATP-binding protein, which produces MTVFSALLLAGVLSGLALAVGIVVGARLSRQAGQNRQRAATDWTGITVAQMLQRIVALMPMGAAVVDTHRDVVYLNDRARELGLVRDRQLDDAAWKAAQQALAGDDVEFDLAPFRRPGGRSGLSVHGHARLLSEEDRRFAVVFVHDQSDFARMEATRRDFVANVSHELKTPVGAMTLLAEALLASADDTETVRRFAEKVLIEANRLGDMVAELIELSRLQGAERLSNVTDVDVDVVVAEAISRHKVAAENANIEIRTDAPSGLRVLGDQTLLVTALANLVSNAIAYSPRGSLVSISRRRRGDNIEIAVTDRGIGIALEDQERVFERFFRGDKARSRATGGSGLGLAIVKHVAANHGGSIGVWSKPGTGSTFTLSIPAFGSAAGPDDINQEPEQLLGREIRPRQQREEELSR; this is translated from the coding sequence GTGACTGTGTTCTCGGCACTGTTGCTGGCCGGGGTTTTGTCCGGACTGGCACTGGCCGTAGGCATTGTGGTGGGCGCCCGGCTGTCGCGGCAGGCGGGCCAGAACCGCCAACGTGCCGCCACCGACTGGACGGGTATCACCGTCGCGCAGATGCTGCAGCGAATCGTCGCCCTGATGCCCATGGGCGCCGCGGTGGTCGATACCCACCGTGACGTCGTCTACCTCAACGATCGCGCCAGGGAACTCGGCCTGGTGCGCGACCGGCAGCTGGACGACGCCGCGTGGAAGGCCGCGCAGCAGGCGCTGGCCGGCGACGATGTGGAGTTCGACCTGGCACCGTTCAGGCGACCGGGCGGCAGGTCCGGGCTGTCGGTACACGGCCACGCCCGGTTGCTGAGTGAGGAAGACCGCCGATTCGCCGTGGTGTTCGTCCACGACCAGTCCGACTTCGCGCGCATGGAGGCGACCAGGCGCGACTTCGTGGCCAATGTCAGCCACGAGCTCAAGACTCCCGTCGGCGCCATGACCCTGCTCGCCGAGGCCCTGCTGGCCTCTGCCGACGACACCGAGACGGTTCGCCGGTTCGCCGAAAAGGTGCTGATCGAAGCCAACCGGCTGGGCGACATGGTCGCCGAGTTGATCGAGCTCTCACGCCTGCAGGGAGCCGAGCGGTTGTCCAACGTGACCGACGTCGATGTCGACGTGGTGGTGGCTGAAGCGATTTCTCGGCACAAGGTGGCGGCGGAAAACGCCAACATCGAGATACGTACCGACGCACCCAGCGGTCTGCGGGTGCTGGGCGACCAGACACTGCTGGTGACGGCGCTGGCCAACCTGGTGTCCAATGCGATCGCCTATTCCCCGCGCGGGTCCCTGGTGTCGATCAGCAGGCGCCGGCGCGGCGACAATATCGAGATCGCGGTCACCGACCGGGGTATCGGCATCGCCCTGGAAGACCAGGAGCGGGTGTTCGAGCGGTTCTTCCGCGGCGACAAGGCGCGGTCGCGCGCCACCGGGGGCAGCGGGCTGGGGCTGGCAATCGTGAAGCACGTCGCGGCCAATCACGGCGGCAGCATCGGCGTGTGGAGCAAGCCGGGGACCGGGTCGACCTTCACTTTGTCCATCCCGGCGTTCGGTTCGGCAGCTGGGCCGGATGACATCAACCAAGAACCTGAGCAATTGCTGGGCCGCGAAATCAGGCCCAGGCAACAACGAGAGGAAGAACTGAGTCGCTGA
- the regX gene encoding two-component sensory transduction protein RegX — protein sequence MTSVLIVEDEESLADPLAFLLRKEGFEATVVTDGPSALAEFDRSGADIVLLDLMLPGMSGTDVCKQLRARSGVPVIMVTARDSEIDKVVGLELGADDYVTKPYSARELIARIRAVLRRGGDDDSEISDGVLESGPVRMDVERHVVSVNGDAITLPLKEFDLLEYLMRNSGRVLTRGQLIDRVWGADYVGDTKTLDVHVKRLRSKIEADPANPVHLVTVRGLGYKLEG from the coding sequence ATGACGAGCGTGCTGATAGTGGAAGACGAGGAATCGCTGGCCGATCCGCTGGCGTTTCTCCTGCGCAAAGAGGGCTTTGAGGCCACCGTGGTGACCGACGGCCCCTCGGCACTGGCCGAGTTCGACCGGTCCGGCGCCGACATCGTCCTGCTGGACCTGATGCTGCCCGGCATGTCGGGAACCGACGTGTGCAAGCAGCTACGGGCCCGCTCCGGCGTTCCGGTGATCATGGTGACCGCCCGGGACAGCGAGATCGACAAGGTCGTCGGCCTGGAGCTGGGCGCTGACGACTATGTCACCAAGCCGTATTCGGCCCGGGAACTGATCGCCCGTATCCGGGCGGTGCTTCGCCGCGGCGGCGACGACGACTCCGAGATCAGCGACGGCGTTCTGGAGTCCGGTCCGGTCCGGATGGACGTCGAGCGGCACGTCGTCTCGGTAAATGGCGACGCAATCACGTTGCCGCTCAAGGAATTCGACCTGCTGGAATACCTGATGCGCAACAGCGGGCGGGTGCTGACCCGGGGACAGCTGATCGATCGGGTGTGGGGCGCGGACTACGTCGGCGACACCAAGACGCTCGACGTCCACGTCAAGCGCCTGCGCTCGAAGATAGAGGCGGACCCGGCCAATCCGGTGCACCTGGTCACGGTGCGGGGGCTGGGCTACAAGCTCGAAGGTTAG
- a CDS encoding GMC family oxidoreductase translates to MSRLADRVGRSSIASFGTALLPQEHGGPTATEFTQRVDRYLKRMPATSRMAVRAGMASLAAASYLTTGRSLARLGPAEREQVLRRIAALNADAGVAVEGMKVIGLLANGADTFAAELLSRAQDDTVVRPDAALDVIPSSASASVVTTDVVIVGSGAGGAMAARTLARAGLDTVVLEEGRRWTVQEFRTTHPIDRYAGLYRGAGATIALGRPAVVLPMGRAVGGTTVVNSGTCFRPPDAVQRRWRDEFGLDFADPDRLRTHLDDVERTLQVAPVPLDVMGRNGNLLLDAAGTLGWQAAPIPRNAPGCEGCCQCAIGCPHNAKFGVHLNALPQACAAGARIISEARVQRVLVESGRARGVRARRPDGTAIDILADTVIVAAGTTETPMLLRRSGIGQHPRLGRNLALHPASVLAGRFEEDVYAWRGVLQSAAVHEFHESDGVLIEATSTPPGMGSMVFPGYGAELLRWLDRAPQVATFGAMVADQGVGSVHSVRGETVVRYDIAPADIAKLRVALMAIGKLLFAAGAVEVLTGLPGGTTVKSEAELQDVLTRTNPRSLHLAAFHPTGTAAAGADEQICPVDSAGRLRGVDGVWVADASILPSCPEVNPQVSIMAMALAVADEVVGAR, encoded by the coding sequence ATGAGCCGGCTGGCCGACCGCGTCGGCCGGTCCTCGATAGCCTCCTTCGGCACCGCACTGCTGCCGCAGGAGCACGGCGGGCCGACCGCGACAGAGTTCACGCAGCGGGTCGACCGATACCTGAAGCGGATGCCGGCCACCTCGAGGATGGCGGTGCGGGCGGGCATGGCCTCCCTGGCGGCGGCGAGCTACCTCACCACGGGCCGGTCGTTGGCGCGGCTCGGCCCCGCCGAACGCGAACAGGTACTGCGCCGCATCGCGGCGCTGAACGCCGATGCCGGCGTTGCCGTCGAAGGCATGAAGGTGATCGGGCTGTTGGCCAATGGCGCCGATACCTTTGCGGCCGAACTACTTTCGCGTGCCCAGGACGACACCGTGGTGCGCCCGGACGCGGCACTCGACGTCATTCCCTCCTCTGCCAGCGCCTCGGTCGTCACCACAGACGTGGTGATCGTCGGGTCCGGCGCCGGCGGCGCGATGGCGGCCCGGACCCTGGCCCGGGCCGGCCTGGACACCGTCGTGCTCGAAGAGGGGCGACGGTGGACGGTGCAGGAGTTCCGCACCACCCATCCGATCGACCGCTACGCCGGCCTGTACCGGGGGGCCGGCGCGACCATCGCCCTGGGCCGCCCGGCCGTGGTGCTGCCGATGGGCCGCGCAGTCGGCGGCACCACAGTGGTGAACTCCGGCACCTGTTTCCGTCCGCCGGATGCCGTGCAGCGCCGTTGGCGCGACGAGTTCGGCCTGGACTTCGCCGACCCGGACCGGTTGCGAACGCACCTCGACGACGTCGAGCGCACTCTGCAGGTCGCCCCGGTGCCACTGGATGTGATGGGCCGCAACGGAAATCTTCTGCTGGATGCCGCCGGAACGCTCGGCTGGCAGGCCGCGCCCATCCCGCGCAACGCACCCGGCTGCGAAGGCTGTTGCCAGTGTGCGATCGGCTGCCCGCACAATGCCAAATTCGGGGTGCACCTCAATGCGCTGCCGCAGGCCTGCGCGGCCGGAGCGCGCATCATCTCCGAAGCGCGCGTGCAGCGGGTGCTGGTGGAGAGCGGTCGCGCCCGCGGTGTGCGGGCCCGCCGGCCCGACGGCACCGCGATCGACATCCTCGCCGACACGGTGATCGTCGCGGCGGGCACCACCGAGACGCCAATGCTGTTGCGGCGCAGCGGTATCGGTCAGCACCCGCGGCTGGGCCGCAACCTCGCGCTGCATCCGGCGTCGGTCCTGGCCGGACGCTTCGAGGAGGACGTGTACGCGTGGCGCGGCGTGCTGCAGAGCGCAGCCGTCCACGAGTTCCACGAGTCCGACGGCGTGCTCATCGAGGCCACCTCCACTCCGCCGGGCATGGGGTCGATGGTTTTCCCCGGCTACGGCGCGGAGTTGCTGCGATGGCTCGACCGGGCGCCCCAGGTGGCGACGTTCGGCGCGATGGTGGCCGACCAGGGTGTCGGTTCTGTGCACTCGGTGCGCGGCGAGACGGTGGTCCGCTACGACATCGCGCCGGCCGACATCGCCAAGCTGCGGGTCGCGCTCATGGCTATCGGCAAGCTGTTGTTCGCCGCCGGTGCGGTCGAGGTGCTGACCGGTCTACCCGGTGGCACGACGGTCAAGTCGGAGGCCGAGCTACAGGACGTGCTGACACGTACCAACCCGCGAAGCCTGCACCTGGCGGCCTTCCACCCGACCGGCACCGCGGCCGCCGGTGCCGACGAGCAGATCTGTCCGGTCGATTCGGCCGGCCGACTGCGCGGCGTCGACGGCGTGTGGGTGGCCGACGCCTCGATCCTGCCCAGCTGTCCGGAGGTGAACCCTCAGGTCTCCATCATGGCGATGGCGCTGGCAGTTGCCGACGAGGTGGTCGGGGCGCGCTAA
- a CDS encoding GntR family transcriptional regulator → MNQSLPIPPPDRQRVDEQIAASIADAILDGAFPPGSTLPPERELADQLGVNRTSLRQGLARLQQMGLIEVRQGSGSVVRDPAGLTHPAVVEALVRKLGPEFLVELLEVRAALGPVIGRLAAERAKPQDHQALAAALAEVRAAQTAAARQAADLAYFHALIHSTRNRALSLLYRWVEDAFGGREHELTRAYDEAEPVVADLEAITDAVAAGDATAAAAAVQAYLNASAMRMVLAYTSVQGEG, encoded by the coding sequence ATGAACCAATCGCTTCCCATACCTCCGCCGGACAGGCAGCGCGTCGATGAGCAGATCGCCGCGTCGATCGCCGACGCCATCCTCGACGGCGCGTTTCCGCCCGGCTCGACGCTGCCGCCCGAGCGCGAACTTGCTGATCAACTCGGTGTCAACCGCACCTCGCTGCGCCAGGGGCTGGCGCGACTGCAGCAGATGGGGCTGATCGAAGTGCGTCAGGGCAGCGGCAGCGTGGTGCGCGATCCGGCGGGCCTCACGCATCCGGCGGTGGTGGAAGCGCTGGTACGCAAGCTGGGGCCGGAGTTCCTGGTCGAACTGCTCGAGGTGCGGGCGGCACTGGGCCCGGTGATCGGCCGGCTTGCCGCGGAGCGCGCCAAACCGCAGGACCACCAGGCGCTGGCCGCCGCGCTGGCCGAGGTGCGGGCGGCGCAGACGGCCGCCGCCAGGCAGGCGGCTGACCTCGCCTACTTCCATGCCCTGATCCACAGCACCCGCAACCGGGCCCTGAGTTTGCTGTATCGCTGGGTGGAAGACGCCTTCGGCGGCCGGGAACACGAACTGACCCGCGCCTACGACGAGGCGGAACCCGTCGTCGCCGATCTCGAGGCGATCACCGACGCGGTGGCCGCCGGCGATGCGACCGCAGCAGCCGCCGCCGTCCAGGCCTACCTGAACGCCAGCGCGATGCGAATGGTGCTCGCCTACACCAGCGTGCAGGGCGAGGGCTAG
- a CDS encoding Ppx/GppA phosphatase family protein, which yields MRLGVLDVGSNTVHLLVVDAHRGGHPTPMSSTKATLRLAEATDSSGKITKRGADKLVSTIDEFAKIGVSSGCAELMAFATSAVRDAENSDDVLARVRKETGVELQVLRGVDESRLTFLAVRRWFGWSAGRIVNLDIGGGSLEVSSGVDEEPEVAMSLPLGAGRLTREWLPDDPPGRRRVAMLRDWLDAELSEAGATVLDAGAPDLAVATSKTFRSLARLTGAAPSAAGPRVKRTLTANGLRQLISFISRMTTADRAELEGVSAERAPQIVAGALVAEASMRALSIDQVDICPWALREGLILRKLDSEADGTALVETSVRDAGRQLVDRNSPNRSRGKP from the coding sequence GTGCGATTGGGTGTGTTGGACGTGGGCAGTAACACCGTCCACCTGCTGGTGGTCGATGCGCACCGCGGTGGGCATCCGACGCCGATGAGTTCGACGAAGGCGACCCTGCGCCTGGCCGAGGCCACCGACAGCTCGGGCAAGATCACCAAGCGCGGCGCCGACAAGCTCGTTTCCACCATCGATGAGTTCGCCAAGATCGGCGTCAGCTCCGGTTGTGCCGAATTGATGGCCTTCGCCACGTCCGCGGTGCGGGATGCCGAGAATTCCGACGACGTGCTGGCCCGGGTCCGCAAGGAGACCGGTGTCGAGTTGCAGGTGCTGCGCGGCGTCGACGAGTCGCGGCTGACCTTTCTGGCGGTGCGCCGCTGGTTCGGGTGGAGCGCCGGACGCATCGTCAACCTCGACATCGGCGGGGGCTCACTCGAGGTGTCCAGCGGGGTGGACGAGGAGCCCGAGGTCGCGATGTCGCTGCCGCTGGGCGCCGGACGGTTGACCCGCGAGTGGCTGCCCGACGATCCACCCGGCCGGCGCCGCGTCGCGATGCTGCGCGACTGGCTGGACGCCGAGCTGTCCGAGGCCGGCGCGACGGTCCTTGATGCGGGTGCCCCGGACCTCGCCGTGGCGACTTCGAAGACGTTCCGGTCCCTGGCGCGTCTCACCGGCGCGGCCCCGTCGGCAGCCGGCCCGCGGGTGAAGCGGACGCTCACAGCAAACGGCCTCAGACAACTCATATCTTTCATCTCTAGGATGACGACCGCTGACCGGGCAGAACTGGAAGGAGTCAGCGCCGAGCGGGCACCGCAGATCGTCGCGGGTGCGCTGGTGGCGGAGGCGAGCATGCGAGCGCTGTCGATAGATCAGGTGGACATCTGCCCGTGGGCGCTACGGGAGGGTCTCATCTTGCGCAAACTTGACTCCGAAGCCGACGGAACGGCTCTGGTTGAGACGTCGGTGCGGGATGCTGGACGGCAGTTGGTTGATCGGAACTCGCCTAACCGATCGAGAGGTAAACCATGA
- a CDS encoding sugar phosphate isomerase/epimerase, which produces MRPAIKVGLSTASVYPLRTEAAFEYAARLGYDGVELMVWGESVSQDIDAIGRLSRRYGVPVLSVHAPCLLISQRVWGANPIVKLDRSVRAAEQLGAQTVVVHPPFRWQRRYAEGFGEQVKALEESSGVMVAVENMFPFRADRFFGSDQSRERMRRRGGGPGPAISAFAPSYDPLDGNHAHYTLDLSHTSTAGTDSLEMAQRMGSGLVHLHLCDGSGLPADEHLVPGRGTQPTAEVCQMLAASDFTGHVVLEVSTSGARSAAEREAMLVESLQFARTNLLR; this is translated from the coding sequence GTGCGCCCAGCAATCAAAGTCGGCCTGTCGACGGCCTCGGTATATCCCCTGCGAACCGAGGCCGCGTTCGAGTACGCGGCCAGACTCGGCTACGACGGCGTCGAGTTGATGGTGTGGGGTGAGTCGGTCAGCCAGGACATTGACGCCATCGGCCGGCTGTCACGGCGCTACGGCGTGCCAGTGCTGTCCGTGCACGCGCCCTGCCTGCTGATCTCGCAGCGGGTGTGGGGCGCGAACCCGATCGTGAAGCTGGACCGCAGCGTGCGCGCCGCCGAGCAGTTGGGCGCGCAGACCGTCGTGGTGCACCCGCCGTTTCGGTGGCAACGGCGCTATGCGGAGGGATTCGGCGAACAGGTGAAGGCCCTGGAAGAATCCAGCGGCGTCATGGTGGCCGTCGAAAACATGTTTCCGTTCCGTGCCGACCGGTTCTTCGGCAGCGACCAGAGCCGCGAGCGGATGCGCCGGCGCGGCGGCGGACCCGGCCCGGCGATCTCAGCCTTCGCGCCGTCCTACGACCCGCTGGACGGCAACCACGCGCACTACACGCTGGACCTCTCGCACACCTCCACCGCCGGCACCGACTCGCTGGAAATGGCGCAACGGATGGGGTCGGGGCTGGTCCATCTGCACCTGTGCGACGGCAGCGGCCTGCCCGCCGATGAGCACCTGGTGCCCGGCCGCGGCACCCAGCCCACCGCCGAGGTGTGTCAGATGCTGGCCGCAAGCGATTTCACCGGCCACGTGGTACTCGAAGTGTCCACCTCGGGGGCGCGGTCGGCCGCTGAGCGCGAAGCCATGCTCGTCGAGTCGTTGCAGTTCGCCCGCACCAATTTGTTGCGCTGA
- a CDS encoding thioesterase family protein, with the protein MSALFTAAMALRQVDSGPDGPVFDGELSEHWTIGPKVHGGVMVALCAKAARTAFGGGNLHPVAVSANFLSAPDPGPMRLVTAARKRGRRITVADVELVQGGRTAVHAVVTLGEPEHHLPGESEPLLSANPVLDLMPPEPPDDLAPIGPGHRLAGLVHLGAGCDIRPVLSTMEPTGDGRPPLLQMWARPRDVAPDGLFALMCGDLSAPVTFAVDRTGWAPTVQLTALLRSLPADGWLRIVATCLEIGHDWFDEDHIVVDRLGRLVVQARQLAMVPAR; encoded by the coding sequence ATGAGCGCACTGTTCACCGCGGCCATGGCGCTGCGCCAAGTCGACTCGGGCCCGGACGGGCCTGTGTTCGACGGCGAGCTCAGTGAGCACTGGACGATAGGCCCCAAGGTGCACGGTGGCGTGATGGTGGCGTTGTGCGCCAAGGCCGCGCGGACAGCGTTCGGCGGGGGCAACCTGCATCCGGTGGCGGTGTCCGCGAACTTCCTGTCGGCGCCCGATCCGGGCCCGATGCGGCTGGTGACCGCCGCACGCAAGCGCGGCCGCCGGATCACGGTGGCCGATGTGGAGTTGGTTCAGGGCGGCCGCACCGCGGTGCACGCCGTGGTGACTCTGGGCGAGCCCGAACACCACTTGCCGGGCGAGAGCGAGCCGCTGCTGTCGGCGAACCCGGTACTGGATCTGATGCCTCCCGAACCGCCGGACGATCTGGCGCCGATCGGGCCTGGCCACCGGCTGGCGGGGCTGGTGCATCTGGGCGCGGGTTGCGACATCCGCCCCGTGCTGTCGACGATGGAGCCGACCGGTGACGGGCGGCCGCCGCTTCTCCAGATGTGGGCGCGTCCACGTGATGTCGCCCCGGACGGGCTGTTCGCGCTCATGTGTGGCGACCTGTCCGCGCCGGTGACGTTCGCCGTGGACCGGACCGGCTGGGCGCCCACCGTTCAGCTCACCGCGCTGCTCCGGTCCCTGCCTGCCGACGGGTGGCTGCGCATCGTCGCCACCTGCCTCGAGATCGGGCACGACTGGTTCGACGAGGACCACATCGTCGTCGACAGGCTGGGTCGCCTGGTGGTACAGGCCCGCCAACTTGCGATGGTGCCTGCCCGGTAG